The Streptococcus sp. S5 genome contains a region encoding:
- the rplU gene encoding 50S ribosomal protein L21, which yields MSTYAIIKTGGKQVKVEVGQAIYVEKLNVEAGQEVTFNEVVLVGGENTVVGTPLVSGATVVGTVEKQGKQKKVVTYKYKPKKGSHRKQGHRQPYTKVVINAINA from the coding sequence ATGAGCACATACGCAATCATTAAAACTGGCGGAAAACAAGTTAAAGTTGAAGTTGGTCAAGCTATCTACGTTGAAAAATTGAACGTTGAAGCTGGTCAAGAAGTTACATTTAACGAAGTTGTTCTTGTTGGTGGTGAAAACACTGTTGTCGGAACTCCACTTGTTTCAGGAGCTACTGTTGTTGGAACTGTTGAAAAACAAGGAAAACAAAAGAAAGTTGTTACTTACAAGTACAAACCTAAAAAAGGTAGCCACCGTAAACAAGGTCACCGTCAACCTTACACTAAAGTTGTCATCAACGCTATCAACGCTTAA
- a CDS encoding PTS sugar transporter subunit IIA, which yields MGLNQLFNKDLVFCLHAKDQTDLFEQVASLLEERQIVTPTYRSALIEREKSFPTGLDMEFLGKDLPNVAIPHTDIVHNLTENVVVVRLDQPVTFHNMIAPDKEVQVSLLFFIINNTSSSQTNILAQLMDFFTSNGNLEALSKLDSEDKLYQYITETIS from the coding sequence ATGGGATTAAATCAACTCTTTAACAAAGATCTTGTATTTTGCCTACATGCCAAGGATCAAACAGATCTCTTTGAGCAGGTAGCAAGCTTATTGGAAGAGCGACAGATTGTGACACCAACCTATCGTTCCGCTTTGATTGAGCGTGAAAAGTCTTTCCCGACTGGATTAGACATGGAATTTCTTGGTAAGGACTTACCAAATGTGGCGATCCCGCACACAGACATTGTCCATAATCTCACTGAGAATGTGGTTGTGGTTCGTTTGGATCAACCCGTAACTTTCCATAATATGATTGCTCCAGATAAGGAAGTTCAAGTTTCACTTTTATTCTTCATTATCAATAATACGAGCTCAAGCCAAACCAATATTTTGGCCCAACTGATGGATTTCTTTACATCCAATGGAAATCTCGAAGCTCTATCAAAATTAGATAGTGAAGATAAGCTTTATCAATACATTACGGAAACTATTTCCTAA
- a CDS encoding DUF6556 family protein produces MSQYSRSNKNQKPEEKVDTRPSRGEKVKQGLSVFQTVVATIASLLGIIVTSFTIMSLLNKDNQKTEDKPSSSTSVVVVHDKGSDSSATNTDANTNTQTNSSNTETSSQKETDSSSATESSSSAAQDQGSTATDSGADTASSGTN; encoded by the coding sequence ATGTCACAATATTCAAGAAGTAACAAAAACCAAAAACCTGAGGAAAAAGTTGATACAAGACCATCTCGCGGTGAGAAAGTCAAACAAGGTTTGTCCGTATTTCAAACGGTTGTAGCTACGATTGCCAGTCTCCTAGGGATTATCGTCACTTCCTTTACCATCATGAGTCTGCTCAATAAAGACAATCAAAAAACAGAAGACAAACCATCTAGTAGCACCAGCGTCGTCGTGGTCCACGATAAGGGATCTGACTCAAGCGCTACTAATACAGATGCTAACACCAATACACAAACCAATTCAAGCAATACAGAAACAAGTTCACAAAAAGAAACCGATAGCTCATCTGCTACTGAATCTAGCTCGTCTGCCGCACAAGACCAAGGCTCCACAGCAACAGACAGTGGCGCAGATACAGCATCATCTGGAACCAACTAA
- the thiI gene encoding tRNA uracil 4-sulfurtransferase ThiI, whose amino-acid sequence MTLTYSEIMIRYGELSTKGKNRMRFINKLRNNIQDVLSIYPAVKVTADRDRAHAYLHGTDYEPVAESLKQVFGIQNFSPVYKIEKSVPALKAAVQEIMKEIYKEGLTFKISSKRSDHTFELDSRELNQTLGGAVFEAIPTIQAQMKKPDINLQVEIREEAAYISYETIKGAGGLPVGTSGKGMLMLSGGIDSPVAGYLALKRGVDIEAVHFASPPYTSPGALKKAHDLTRKLTKFGGNIQFIEVPFTEIQEEIKAKAPEAYLMTLTRRFMMRITDRIREVRGGLVIINGESLGQVASQTLESMQAINAVTNTPVIRPVVTMDKLEIIDIAQEIDTFEISIQPFEDCCTIFAPDRPKTNPKLKNAEQYEQRMDVEALVERAVAGIIVTEITPKAEKDEVDDLIEDLL is encoded by the coding sequence ATGACCTTAACCTATTCAGAAATTATGATTCGCTATGGAGAGCTTTCTACTAAAGGAAAGAACCGCATGCGTTTCATCAATAAACTTCGCAATAATATCCAAGATGTTTTATCTATCTATCCAGCTGTCAAAGTGACAGCAGACCGTGATCGAGCGCATGCTTATCTACATGGGACGGATTATGAACCAGTAGCAGAATCCCTCAAACAGGTTTTTGGAATCCAAAATTTTTCACCCGTTTACAAGATTGAAAAATCTGTTCCGGCCTTAAAAGCGGCAGTGCAAGAGATCATGAAGGAGATTTACAAGGAAGGCTTGACCTTTAAAATCTCAAGTAAACGCAGTGACCATACCTTTGAACTCGATAGTCGCGAGCTTAATCAAACCTTGGGAGGTGCGGTCTTTGAAGCGATCCCAACGATTCAAGCTCAGATGAAAAAACCAGATATCAACTTGCAAGTTGAAATTCGAGAAGAAGCAGCCTATATCTCTTATGAAACCATTAAAGGAGCAGGAGGCCTTCCTGTTGGTACGTCTGGCAAGGGCATGCTCATGCTTTCTGGTGGGATCGACTCTCCAGTAGCTGGTTACCTAGCCTTGAAGCGTGGAGTAGATATCGAGGCCGTCCATTTTGCTAGCCCACCTTATACCAGCCCAGGAGCTCTTAAAAAAGCCCATGATTTAACACGGAAGTTGACCAAGTTTGGGGGCAATATCCAATTTATCGAGGTGCCATTCACAGAGATCCAAGAGGAAATCAAGGCAAAAGCGCCAGAAGCTTACCTCATGACTTTGACCCGTCGCTTTATGATGCGTATTACAGACCGTATTCGCGAGGTTCGCGGTGGTTTGGTCATTATTAATGGTGAAAGCTTGGGACAAGTGGCTAGCCAAACCTTAGAGAGTATGCAGGCCATCAATGCCGTGACCAATACGCCGGTTATCCGTCCGGTGGTGACCATGGACAAGTTGGAAATCATCGATATTGCCCAAGAGATTGATACCTTTGAAATCTCTATCCAGCCATTCGAAGATTGTTGTACCATCTTTGCACCGGATCGTCCAAAGACGAATCCGAAACTCAAAAATGCGGAGCAATATGAGCAACGCATGGATGTGGAAGCTTTGGTGGAGCGTGCGGTAGCAGGCATCATCGTAACAGAGATCACACCAAAAGCAGAAAAAGATGAGGTCGATGACCTGATCGAGGATTTGCTATAG
- a CDS encoding cysteine desulfurase family protein produces the protein MIYFDNSATTKPYPEALATYTEVATRIWGNPSSLHNLGSQATRILEASRKQIAELIGKKAEEIYFTSGGTEGDNWILKGVAFEKAPYGKHIIVSDIEHPAIKESAAWLKTQGFEVDYAPVDARGFVKVDALASLLRPDTTLVSVMAVNNEIGSIQPIHEIAALLEDRPTISFHVDAVQSLAKVATEVYLPERVDFATFSSHKFHGLRGVGFVYIKEGKKITPLLTGGGQEKEMRSTTENVAGIAATAKALRLAMENQEAFASKTQQMKEVIRKELANYPDVTIFSGEDHFAPHILTFGIKGVRGEVVVHAFEEFDIYISTTSACSSKAGKPAGTLIAMGVDKSIAQTAVRLSLDLENDMSQVEQFLTKFKLIYEQTRKVR, from the coding sequence ATGATCTATTTTGACAATTCAGCAACGACTAAACCCTATCCAGAAGCCCTTGCGACTTATACAGAAGTAGCGACTCGGATCTGGGGCAACCCTTCTAGTTTGCACAATCTAGGTAGTCAAGCTACTCGTATTTTGGAAGCTTCTCGGAAACAAATTGCGGAGCTAATTGGCAAGAAAGCTGAGGAAATTTACTTCACGTCTGGTGGGACAGAAGGGGACAACTGGATCCTAAAGGGTGTCGCCTTTGAGAAAGCTCCTTATGGCAAGCATATCATTGTCTCTGACATCGAGCATCCCGCTATCAAGGAGTCAGCTGCTTGGCTAAAGACGCAGGGATTCGAAGTGGATTACGCTCCAGTGGATGCGCGTGGCTTTGTCAAGGTGGATGCCTTGGCTAGTCTTCTCCGTCCGGATACGACCTTGGTCTCTGTCATGGCCGTCAACAATGAGATTGGTTCCATCCAGCCCATCCATGAAATCGCAGCTCTCCTGGAAGATCGTCCAACGATTAGTTTCCATGTCGATGCTGTGCAATCCTTGGCAAAGGTAGCAACAGAAGTTTATCTACCAGAGCGCGTGGACTTTGCGACCTTCTCTAGTCACAAATTCCATGGACTTCGCGGAGTCGGATTTGTCTACATTAAAGAAGGCAAAAAGATCACCCCTCTCTTAACCGGAGGTGGTCAAGAAAAAGAAATGCGCTCGACAACTGAGAACGTGGCAGGAATCGCAGCAACAGCAAAAGCCCTACGCTTAGCCATGGAAAACCAAGAAGCTTTTGCCAGCAAAACCCAGCAGATGAAAGAAGTCATCCGCAAAGAATTGGCCAACTATCCAGATGTCACTATCTTTTCTGGTGAGGATCACTTTGCGCCTCACATCTTGACTTTCGGGATCAAGGGAGTTCGTGGAGAAGTAGTGGTCCATGCCTTTGAAGAGTTTGATATTTACATCTCGACCACTAGTGCCTGTTCGTCCAAAGCAGGTAAGCCAGCTGGAACCTTGATTGCCATGGGAGTGGACAAGAGTATCGCACAGACTGCTGTTCGCTTGAGTCTTGACCTTGAGAATGACATGAGCCAAGTCGAGCAATTCTTGACCAAGTTCAAACTGATTTACGAGCAAACACGAAAAGTACGTTAA
- a CDS encoding DeoR/GlpR family DNA-binding transcription regulator produces the protein MKDSRHVEILQELDRKSVVSVKELKELFGVTDMTIRRDLIDLEKQGLLVRVHGGAHKKVKDSLLEASHSEKNLINIDEKRSIAKKCADLIENGDTVFIGSGTTTDFIGDYLEGKEISIVTNSLPIFEKLKDFPNYDLILVGGRYRVKTQTFVGQFANKLLKEIKVSKAFIGVNGIDGHSVSTANEEEGNGNAIILNNAIEKYVVADNSKFDSYSFYSFYRVEDLNAIITDDSIPKKIKDKYGLYTKII, from the coding sequence ATGAAAGATAGCAGACATGTTGAAATTCTTCAGGAACTGGATCGAAAAAGTGTGGTATCGGTCAAAGAGCTCAAGGAACTTTTTGGGGTGACAGATATGACCATTCGTCGCGATCTGATTGATCTTGAAAAACAAGGTCTTTTAGTTCGTGTACATGGTGGGGCCCACAAAAAAGTCAAAGATAGCTTATTAGAAGCTTCTCACAGTGAAAAAAATCTGATCAATATTGATGAGAAACGAAGCATTGCCAAAAAATGTGCAGACTTGATCGAAAATGGGGATACCGTCTTTATTGGCTCTGGTACAACAACAGACTTTATCGGAGATTATTTGGAAGGGAAAGAAATTAGCATCGTCACCAACTCCCTGCCTATTTTTGAGAAGCTCAAGGATTTCCCGAATTATGACTTGATATTAGTTGGTGGTCGCTACCGGGTAAAGACACAAACCTTTGTCGGTCAATTTGCCAATAAACTCTTGAAAGAAATCAAGGTTTCTAAAGCCTTTATCGGGGTGAATGGAATCGATGGCCATAGTGTCTCCACAGCTAATGAAGAAGAAGGAAATGGCAATGCCATTATTCTGAACAATGCGATAGAGAAATATGTGGTAGCTGATAACAGCAAGTTTGATAGTTATTCCTTCTACAGTTTCTATCGTGTGGAAGATCTAAATGCCATTATTACCGATGATAGTATTCCAAAGAAGATCAAAGACAAATACGGCTTGTATACGAAAATCATATAA
- a CDS encoding ribosomal-processing cysteine protease Prp: MIQAVFERAEDGELRSAEITGHAGSGEYGFDVVCASVSTLAINFVNSVEKFAGYEPDLELNEEEGGFLRVTIPTDIPPHQREMTQLFFESFFLGMANLSKNSSEFVQTRVITEN; this comes from the coding sequence ATGATACAAGCAGTCTTTGAACGAGCCGAAGATGGCGAGCTGAGGAGTGCAGAAATCACTGGGCACGCTGGAAGCGGTGAATACGGCTTTGATGTCGTGTGTGCATCGGTTTCGACTCTAGCCATTAACTTTGTCAACTCTGTTGAGAAATTTGCAGGCTACGAACCGGATCTAGAATTAAACGAAGAAGAAGGTGGCTTCCTGCGGGTGACGATCCCGACGGATATTCCACCACATCAAAGAGAAATGACCCAACTATTCTTTGAATCATTTTTCTTAGGGATGGCAAACTTATCGAAGAACTCATCGGAGTTCGTCCAAACAAGAGTTATCACAGAAAACTAA
- the rpmA gene encoding 50S ribosomal protein L27 codes for MLKLNLANLQLFAHKKGGGSTSNGRDSQAKRLGAKAADGQTVTGGSILYRQRGTHIYPGVNVGRGGDDTLFAKVEGVVRFERKGRDKKQVSVYPIAK; via the coding sequence ATGTTGAAATTGAATCTTGCTAACTTGCAACTTTTCGCCCACAAAAAAGGTGGAGGTTCTACATCAAACGGACGTGATTCACAAGCAAAACGTCTTGGAGCTAAAGCAGCTGATGGACAAACTGTAACAGGTGGATCTATCCTTTACCGTCAACGCGGTACTCACATCTACCCAGGTGTGAACGTTGGACGTGGTGGAGACGATACTTTGTTCGCAAAAGTTGAAGGCGTAGTACGCTTCGAACGTAAAGGTCGCGATAAAAAACAAGTTTCTGTTTACCCAATCGCAAAATAA
- a CDS encoding PTS sugar transporter subunit IIB codes for MIKILAACGAGVNSSHQIKNALEEELSNRGYDVRCDAVMVKDVNEDLISGYDIFTPIAATDLGFDPGIPVVEAGPILFRIPAMSAPVFDNIEAAIKEHGLS; via the coding sequence ATGATTAAAATTTTAGCTGCCTGTGGTGCAGGTGTTAACTCTAGCCACCAAATTAAGAATGCTTTGGAAGAAGAGTTGTCAAACCGTGGTTATGATGTGCGTTGTGACGCTGTCATGGTCAAAGACGTCAATGAAGATTTGATTTCTGGTTATGACATCTTTACTCCAATTGCTGCTACTGATTTGGGATTCGATCCTGGTATTCCAGTGGTAGAAGCAGGACCAATCTTGTTCCGTATTCCAGCGATGAGTGCGCCAGTCTTTGATAACATCGAAGCTGCCATTAAAGAACATGGATTAAGTTAA
- a CDS encoding membrane lipoprotein lipid attachment site-containing protein encodes MKKIIVLMTSLLLLTGCVKVSFTGPKKEEKTSQSTSSKKEPLTFVRADQYKDQDNEVLEASEKFIKEHPTLGEPGKLFVFFPGYTFGNEESRFALFFIVNRTTTTIDRDGSFVLNLEYDREPLFKDVTVDYEINESGVLKPNTAAAIPIKITKEQEEKMKSMNDSSKAKMSFNDFKFKDK; translated from the coding sequence ATGAAAAAAATTATCGTTTTAATGACAAGTTTGCTTCTGTTGACAGGCTGCGTCAAAGTATCATTTACTGGTCCGAAAAAAGAAGAAAAGACCAGCCAGTCAACCAGCAGTAAAAAAGAACCGCTCACATTTGTCAGAGCCGACCAGTATAAAGACCAGGACAACGAAGTCCTGGAAGCGTCTGAGAAATTTATCAAGGAACATCCAACGCTTGGAGAACCTGGAAAATTATTTGTCTTTTTCCCAGGCTATACCTTTGGAAATGAGGAAAGCCGCTTCGCCTTGTTCTTTATTGTGAATCGTACCACCACAACCATCGATCGTGATGGATCCTTTGTCCTGAATTTGGAATATGATAGGGAGCCACTTTTCAAAGATGTCACAGTTGACTATGAAATCAATGAATCAGGTGTATTGAAACCGAATACGGCTGCAGCTATTCCTATCAAAATCACCAAGGAACAAGAAGAAAAAATGAAGAGCATGAACGATTCTTCAAAAGCAAAAATGAGTTTTAATGACTTTAAATTTAAAGATAAGTAG